A single Desulfovibrio piger DNA region contains:
- a CDS encoding sodium-dependent transporter, translating to MSGNTQREMLGSRLGFLLLSAGCAIGLGNVWRFPYITGAYGGAIFVGIYLICLFAVVPTMIMEFAVGRAARRNMGLAFHILEPRGSKWHWGGKVALIGSYLLMMFYTTVTGWMLYYCWYMASGALSGLDAAGVGTFFGATLGDPVAQVVGMTLVVLMGCGVCAMGVQKGVERVVKLMMLGLLFILMALVIRSLTLPGAEAGVSFYLSPDPSKLEKTGLFPVINAAMNQAFFTLSVGIGAMCIFGSYQSRDRSLTGEAMWIMGLDTFVALMAGLIIFPACFAFGVEPGAGPGLVFVTLPNIFNVMAGGRLWGTLFFIFMSFAALSTVIAVFENIISYSADVWGMERRRATWLHAVGIWLFSLPCALGFNLLAGFQPLGPGTSVLDLEDFLISNNILPLGGLFFLLFCCLRRGWGWDNFIAEVDQGTGMKFPRWLRGYVTYVLPCLIIFVFVMGYVDKFCK from the coding sequence ATGTCTGGTAACACACAGCGTGAGATGCTGGGAAGCCGGCTGGGCTTCCTGCTGCTTTCGGCGGGCTGCGCCATCGGGCTGGGGAACGTCTGGCGTTTCCCCTACATCACCGGCGCGTATGGCGGCGCCATCTTCGTGGGTATCTATCTGATCTGCCTGTTCGCTGTGGTGCCTACCATGATCATGGAGTTCGCCGTGGGCCGTGCCGCCCGCCGCAACATGGGCCTGGCCTTCCACATCCTTGAGCCCAGGGGCAGCAAGTGGCACTGGGGCGGCAAGGTGGCCCTCATCGGCAGCTATCTGCTGATGATGTTCTACACCACGGTCACGGGCTGGATGCTCTATTACTGCTGGTACATGGCCAGCGGGGCCCTGAGCGGCCTGGACGCCGCCGGCGTGGGCACGTTCTTCGGCGCCACCCTGGGCGATCCCGTGGCCCAGGTGGTGGGCATGACCCTGGTGGTGCTCATGGGCTGCGGCGTGTGCGCCATGGGCGTGCAGAAGGGCGTGGAGCGCGTGGTCAAGCTGATGATGCTGGGCCTGCTCTTCATCCTCATGGCCCTGGTCATCCGCTCCCTGACCCTGCCCGGCGCCGAGGCGGGCGTCTCCTTCTACCTGTCGCCCGATCCCTCCAAGCTGGAGAAGACCGGCCTGTTCCCGGTCATCAACGCGGCCATGAACCAGGCCTTCTTCACCCTGTCCGTGGGCATCGGCGCCATGTGCATCTTCGGCAGCTACCAGAGCAGGGACCGCTCCCTCACCGGTGAGGCCATGTGGATCATGGGCCTGGACACCTTCGTCGCCCTGATGGCCGGCCTCATCATCTTCCCGGCCTGTTTCGCCTTCGGCGTGGAGCCGGGCGCCGGGCCCGGCCTGGTCTTCGTGACCCTGCCCAACATCTTCAACGTCATGGCCGGCGGCCGGCTGTGGGGCACGCTGTTCTTCATCTTCATGAGCTTCGCCGCCCTTTCCACGGTCATCGCCGTGTTCGAGAACATCATCTCCTACAGCGCCGACGTGTGGGGCATGGAGCGGCGTCGCGCCACCTGGCTGCATGCCGTGGGCATCTGGCTCTTCTCGCTGCCCTGCGCCCTGGGCTTCAACCTGCTGGCCGGTTTCCAGCCCCTGGGCCCCGGCACCAGCGTGCTGGATCTGGAAGACTTCCTCATCAGCAACAACATCCTGCCCCTGGGCGGCCTGTTCTTCCTGCTCTTCTGCTGTCTGCGCCGCGGCTGGGGCTGGGACAACTTCATCGCCGAAGTGGACCAGGGCACCGGCATGAAGTTCCCCCGCTGGCTGCGCGGCTATGTGACCTATGTGCTGCCCTGCCTGATCATCTTCGTGTTCGTCATGGGGTACGTGGACAAGTTCTGCAAGTAG
- a CDS encoding NCS2 family permease — MLERIFALKANGTSVRQELRAGLTSFMAMCYLIFVVPSMLADAGMPRESAVAAVIWVTIAITLLMGLWARFPVGVAPGLGITAFFAYYVCGPAGYSWQTGLGAVFISGVFFMLLTVTRVRQMIIDAVPMDLKYAIVVGIGAFIAFIGLKNCGIVVADPSTFVTLGPLTRPEALLALGGLALMAMLMCLRVPGSMIIGILTVTVAGVLCGVTSMPEQAFSGFSLPLPTGTFMQMDLRGALHHGLISIIFTLTMVDLFDNMGVLIGLARKAGFMDEKGHIRHLDRALVTDSIGTMCSAVLGATTATSYLECAAGVAEGGRTGLTAVTIAGLFLLALFFTPLVAMVPAYATAPVLVLVGALMMQEVVQIKFRDLSVAIPAFLTIIAMPLTFNIATGFGFGFISFVVLRVLTGRWREVSPVMYIVAVCFAANFALRG; from the coding sequence ATGCTGGAAAGGATCTTTGCCCTCAAGGCCAACGGGACCTCGGTACGGCAGGAATTGCGCGCCGGCCTGACGAGCTTCATGGCCATGTGCTACCTGATCTTCGTGGTGCCTTCCATGCTGGCCGATGCGGGCATGCCGCGCGAGAGCGCCGTGGCCGCGGTCATCTGGGTGACCATCGCCATCACCCTGCTCATGGGCCTGTGGGCCCGCTTTCCCGTGGGCGTGGCGCCCGGCCTGGGGATCACGGCCTTTTTTGCCTATTACGTCTGCGGCCCGGCGGGCTACAGCTGGCAGACGGGCCTGGGCGCGGTCTTCATCTCCGGCGTGTTCTTCATGCTGCTGACCGTGACCCGCGTGCGGCAGATGATCATCGACGCCGTGCCCATGGATCTGAAATACGCCATCGTGGTCGGCATCGGGGCCTTCATCGCCTTCATCGGCCTCAAGAACTGCGGCATCGTGGTGGCGGACCCCTCCACCTTCGTCACCCTGGGGCCCCTGACCAGGCCCGAAGCCCTGCTGGCCCTGGGCGGCCTGGCCCTGATGGCCATGCTCATGTGCCTGCGGGTGCCCGGCTCCATGATCATCGGCATCCTGACCGTCACCGTGGCCGGCGTGCTCTGCGGCGTGACCTCCATGCCGGAGCAGGCCTTTTCCGGTTTCAGCCTGCCCCTGCCCACCGGGACCTTCATGCAGATGGACCTCAGGGGCGCCCTGCATCACGGCCTGATCTCCATCATCTTCACCCTGACCATGGTGGACCTGTTCGACAACATGGGCGTGCTCATCGGCCTGGCGCGCAAGGCCGGCTTCATGGATGAGAAAGGCCACATCCGCCATCTGGACAGGGCCCTGGTGACGGACTCCATCGGCACCATGTGCAGCGCCGTGCTGGGGGCCACCACGGCCACCTCCTACCTGGAATGCGCCGCCGGTGTGGCCGAAGGCGGCCGTACCGGCCTCACGGCCGTGACCATCGCGGGCCTGTTCCTGCTGGCCCTGTTCTTCACGCCGCTGGTGGCCATGGTGCCCGCCTATGCCACGGCCCCCGTGCTGGTGCTGGTGGGCGCCCTGATGATGCAGGAAGTGGTGCAGATCAAGTTCCGCGACCTGAGCGTGGCCATCCCGGCCTTCCTGACCATCATCGCCATGCCCCTGACCTTCAACATCGCCACGGGCTTCGGCTTCGGCTTCATCAGTTTCGTGGTGCTGCGCGTCCTGACCGGGCGCTGGCGCGAGGTGAGCCCCGTCATGTACATCGTTGCCGTCTGCTTTGCCGCCAATTTCGCGTTGCGCGGCTAG
- a CDS encoding amidohydrolase family protein → MRTLVQGGLVVRHDGVRKADVLLEDERIVEVGEGLSASGACVVDATDCYVLPGGVDAQVRPAGAGLGGLARAALMGGTTSLGVLPPCDGSAPVTDGLPVDVVVHADAAGELPDAAACAAFPASLLTAADACMRLRDLRARDMLPLAACGLEPVGRGMRARLEAEGQRDVQVWPQVFPAYAEETAVRLALTLAHAAESPLCLGPVSSARALTALSGGHGCGRVHACTAPRYLLLDAASYGEGAAEGLKYVCMPPLRAPRDGRLLWDALARGLLDHVVSAHDEVSYARKWATGRESVFACPQGMPGVETRLPLLFSEGVRKSRLTLPRFVDVACTTPARLLGLGGRKGRLDAGFDADVVVLDPACRRELSARELHQGDYTPYEGLEVQGWPRHVWARGRRMVTDGAWSGPEQGGTGPAA, encoded by the coding sequence ATGCGTACTCTGGTACAGGGTGGTCTGGTGGTGCGCCATGACGGCGTGCGCAAGGCCGATGTCTTGTTGGAGGACGAACGTATCGTGGAAGTGGGCGAGGGCCTTTCCGCTTCCGGCGCCTGCGTGGTGGACGCCACGGACTGCTATGTGCTGCCCGGCGGTGTGGATGCCCAGGTGCGTCCCGCCGGGGCGGGGCTGGGCGGACTGGCCCGGGCCGCGCTCATGGGCGGCACCACCAGCCTGGGCGTGCTGCCGCCGTGCGACGGCTCCGCGCCGGTCACGGACGGCCTGCCCGTGGATGTGGTCGTGCACGCCGACGCCGCCGGGGAACTGCCGGATGCGGCGGCCTGCGCGGCCTTCCCCGCGTCGCTGCTGACGGCCGCCGATGCCTGCATGCGCCTGCGCGACCTCAGGGCCCGGGACATGCTGCCGCTGGCCGCCTGCGGTCTGGAGCCCGTGGGCAGGGGCATGCGCGCCCGTCTGGAGGCCGAAGGACAGCGGGACGTGCAGGTCTGGCCGCAGGTCTTCCCCGCCTATGCCGAAGAAACGGCCGTGCGTCTGGCGCTGACCCTGGCCCATGCCGCGGAAAGCCCCCTGTGCCTGGGCCCGGTCTCGTCGGCACGCGCCCTGACGGCGCTTTCCGGCGGGCACGGCTGCGGCCGTGTCCATGCCTGCACGGCGCCGCGCTATCTGCTGCTGGATGCCGCCAGCTACGGCGAGGGCGCGGCCGAGGGCCTGAAGTATGTCTGCATGCCGCCCCTGCGCGCCCCGCGCGACGGGCGCCTGCTGTGGGACGCCCTTGCCCGCGGCCTGCTGGATCATGTGGTCTCCGCCCATGACGAGGTCAGCTACGCCCGCAAATGGGCCACCGGCCGGGAATCGGTCTTTGCCTGCCCGCAGGGCATGCCCGGCGTGGAGACGCGCCTGCCCCTGCTGTTCTCGGAAGGCGTGCGCAAGAGCCGCCTGACCCTGCCGCGCTTCGTGGACGTGGCCTGCACCACGCCCGCCCGTCTGCTGGGCCTGGGCGGGCGCAAGGGCCGCCTGGACGCCGGTTTCGATGCCGACGTGGTGGTGCTGGACCCGGCCTGCCGCCGGGAACTGAGCGCCCGCGAGCTGCATCAGGGCGACTATACTCCCTATGAAGGCCTTGAGGTGCAGGGCTGGCCGCGCCATGTCTGGGCGCGGGGCCGCCGCATGGTCACGGACGGTGCCTGGAGCGGCCCGGAGCAGGGCGGCACCGGCCCGGCCGCCTGA